The Apium graveolens cultivar Ventura chromosome 6, ASM990537v1, whole genome shotgun sequence genome contains a region encoding:
- the LOC141667410 gene encoding protein IQ-domain 26-like produces MGRATRWLRGLLGMKKEKANVDISNSSDKKEKKRQSFAMILKESGFVDQTSVKNPASNSNCSRSYTSESEKEQTKHAIAVAAATAAAADAAVAAAQAAMNVVRLTSQGGGAISACGREKWAVIKIQAVFRGFLSRKALRALKGLVKLQALVRGYLVRKRAAATLYSMQALIRAQASVRSQRARRSFKRDQLCQPAFRHRMSMERLEERNEFHSKTSSASYDTKYTAFDESPKTVEIDTFRPRSRSRRFVTSSSDSGEDPYFQSITSPAPSANPARACIPDHRHLQEFDWSFIGNEYKASTAHSTPRFANSVYSNIPATPPKSIYGDSFFRPYLNHPSYMANTQSFKAKVRSHSAPKQRPELGPKKKMSLSEMMASRSSFSGVKMQR; encoded by the exons ATGGGAAGAGCTAccagatggttgagaggtttaTTAGGGATGAAGAAGGAGAAAGCAAATGTGGATATTTCCAATTCGAGTGACAAGAAAGAGAAAAAGAGGCAGAGTTTTGCTATGATTCTTAAAGAATCGGGTTTTGTAGATCAAACTTCAGTAAAGAATCCTGCAAGTAATTCCAATTGTTCGAGGTCTTATACATCTGAGTCGGAAAAAGAGCAGACTAAGCATGCAATTGCTGTTGCTGCAGCCACTGCAGCTGCGGCTGATGCTGCTGTTGCTGCAGCTCAGGCAGCAATGAATGTTGTTAGACTTACTAGCCAAGGGGGAGGAGCTATATCTGCTTGTGGCAGGGAGAAGTGGGCTGTGATCAAGATTCAGGCCGTCTTTAGAGGATTTTTG TCCCGAAAAGCTCTTCGGGCTCTAAAAGGGCTAGTTAAACTACAAGCTCTTGTTAGAGGCTACCTTGTGAGGAAGCGAGCTGCTGCCACTCTTTACAGTATGCAAGCTCTTATAAGAGCTCAGGCCTCTGTCAGATCTCAGAGGGCTCGCCGTTCTTTTAAACGTGATCAGCTTTGTCAGCCAGCATTCCGACATAGAATGTCCATG GAAAGGCTGGAGGAGAGAAATGAATTCCATAGCAAAACTTCTTCAGCTTCTTATGATACTAAATATACTGCCTTCGATGAGAGCCCCAAAACTGTTGAGATCGACACATTCAGGCCAAGATCAAGATCACGCAGGTTTGTGACATCTTCATCAGATTCTGGAGAAGACCCATATTTTCAAAGTATCACTTCTCCTGCTCCCAGTGCAAATCCTGCCCGAGCTTGCATCCCTGATCATCGACATCTACAAGAATTTGATTGGAGTTTCATCGGTAATGAatataaagcttcaactgctCATAGCACTCCGCGATTTGCAAACTCTGTCTACTCAAATATTCCAGCAACACCACCCAAGAGCATATACGGTGATAGCTTCTTCAGGCCATACTTAAACCATCCTAGTTACATGGCCAACACACAATCTTTTAAAGCAAAAGTACGGTCTCACAGTGCTCCTAAGCAACGACCAGAACTTGGGCCAAAGAAGAAGATGTCATTAAGTGAAATGATGGCATCAAGATCTAGCTTCAGTGGTGTTAAAATGCAGCGATAG